The following proteins are encoded in a genomic region of Hydra vulgaris chromosome 05, alternate assembly HydraT2T_AEP:
- the LOC136080044 gene encoding uncharacterized protein LOC136080044 isoform X2 has translation MAASYATNRRRVREQVDKDMEEIYGESYYQKSNVSTCSISNDCENVYYDDNAYEVDNDNDEDNFPFQIPNNQYDDDQDKRYFTSDSENESDLDSNPDEKDVVLKNESEISTNVVIIKKKIFCRHVNAVVMAMPKAHQTKDANSKISTKLYNEEHSNVVVSLK, from the exons ATGGCTGCTTCATATGCAACAAACAGAAGAAGAGTGAGAGAGCAAGTTGATAAAGATATGGAAGAAATTTATGGTGAAAGTTATTATCAGAAAAGTAATGTGTCTACCTGTAGCATTTCTAATGATTgtgaaaatgtttattatgaTGACAATGCATATGAGGTTGATAATGACAATGATGAAGATAATTTTCCTTTTCAAATTCCTAATAATCAATATGACGATGATCAGGATAAACGCTATTTCACATCAGACTCAGAAAATGAAAGTGATCTGGATAGCAATCCTGATGAAAAAG ATGtggtattaaaaaatgaaagcgAAATATCAACGAATgtagtaattattaaaaaaaaaatattttgtcgcCATGTTAATGCAG TAGTTATGGCAATGCCTAAAGCTCATCAAACGAAAGATGCAAATTCAAAGATTTCTACCAAATTGTATAATGAGGAGCATTCCAACGTTGTTGTTAGTCTCAAGTGA
- the LOC136080044 gene encoding uncharacterized protein LOC136080044 isoform X1, whose translation MAASYATNRRRVREQVDKDMEEIYGESYYQKSNVSTCSISNDCENVYYDDNAYEVDNDNDEDNFPFQIPNNQYDDDQDKRYFTSDSENESDLDSNPDEKDVVLKNESEISTNVVIIKKKIFCRHVNAAVVMAMPKAHQTKDANSKISTKLYNEEHSNVVVSLK comes from the exons ATGGCTGCTTCATATGCAACAAACAGAAGAAGAGTGAGAGAGCAAGTTGATAAAGATATGGAAGAAATTTATGGTGAAAGTTATTATCAGAAAAGTAATGTGTCTACCTGTAGCATTTCTAATGATTgtgaaaatgtttattatgaTGACAATGCATATGAGGTTGATAATGACAATGATGAAGATAATTTTCCTTTTCAAATTCCTAATAATCAATATGACGATGATCAGGATAAACGCTATTTCACATCAGACTCAGAAAATGAAAGTGATCTGGATAGCAATCCTGATGAAAAAG ATGtggtattaaaaaatgaaagcgAAATATCAACGAATgtagtaattattaaaaaaaaaatattttgtcgcCATGTTAATGCAG CAGTAGTTATGGCAATGCCTAAAGCTCATCAAACGAAAGATGCAAATTCAAAGATTTCTACCAAATTGTATAATGAGGAGCATTCCAACGTTGTTGTTAGTCTCAAGTGA